The Nitrospirota bacterium DNA window TCCGCTCCCTGATGTAATTCATGGAGATACCGGTGTCGATGATATCTTCAATAAGCAGTACGTCCTTGTCAGCAATCTCCTCCCGGATGTCATAATGCAGCTTGATCTCTCCTGAGGTCTCTGACTTCAGATAGCTGGATGCTACGATAAAATCGATGGTGAGCGGAATCTGGATAAGCCTCACCAGATCGCTGAAAAAGATGAACGCGCCTTTAAGAATGCCGACGGCCAGAAGATCTTTGCCTTTATAATCGGCCGATATCCTTTCTGCGAGTTCCCTGTTCTTGCTCTGTATCTGTTCTACAGTGAGAAACGGCTTGCCGACGACCATGAAAACCTCCAAAGGGTAATAACGAAGTGCTGCTATTTTAACGTTCCGGGCTATTATTCCACAACAGTAATGTTCCGCGCTGACCTGTCGGGAGACTCAAAGTGTACAATACCGGTAAGCGATCTGTTGTGTCACGCCGGAGATCGTGCTGATTAGCTGTAATGACGCCTTAAATCTGCCAAACTGACATTGCTAAGTGATTGCGGAGGTGCATCATGCATCCGGTAAATATATTCGAGGCGAAAGCAAAGCTTTCCAAACTGATCGAATCCATCGAAAGCGGCCGCGAACAGGGAGTTGTCATCACCCGTAATGGCAAACCTGTTGCCCGCCTTGTATCTCTAAAAGCTCTCCTGTCGATATGCGGATAGCGGTTGCAAAGGGAAAATTCAAGGTGCCGGAATCGATTGATTTTGTTAACGAGGTTATTCGTAAGCGCTTTACTGAGGGGCATGAGTGAAGCTTCTGTTAATAGCAACGCTTGACAATACTAACGCAATGCGTTATCTTTAGTCATGATCGTATCATTCAAATGCAGGAACACTGAGAGCCTGTATATGGGTGCACGCATTGCAAGGTTTTCAAGTATTGAGACTGCGGCTATGAGGAAACTGGCCATACTGAATGTTGCTGCCAAAATAGAAGACCTGAAAGTGCCGCCGGGCAATAGGCTTGAGGCTTTAGGTGGCAAGCGAAAAGGGCAATGGAGCATTCGAATAAATGACCAGTGGCGGGTTTGCTTCAGGTTTGAAGGCGGAAATGCCATTGACGTTGAGATTGTTGATTATCACTAAGAGGATCAGGAGGCCAATATGAGGAAAAGACAGGTTCCACATCCCAGACCAGGAGAGATTCTGCTTGAGGAATTTTTAAAACCCATGGGGCTTACACAATACAGGCTTGCAAAGGAGATTGGTGTACCGCAGCGGCGGATCGGTGAGATCGTTGCCGGGAAGCGCGCCATCACTACGGATACCGGATTGAGGTTGTCCCGTTTTTTTGGTTTATCTGACGGTTTTTGGGAACGTTTGCAGTTGGACTATGATCTGTCTGTAGCAAGGGAAAATATGTCAGAGGTGCTTGCCGGCATCAGGCAATATAGAGCGGCTTGATCCATTTTAGTTTGCAACACTATACACGGCGATGATTATTTACATTGAGTCGCGGACTGGCGAGGCGGCACTTTCCTCCGAAGCCGTGAAATAGATTGAACGCGCATGGCTTTGAGTGAAATAGTTTTGAAGTTAATCAGGGTGAGGCTGAATTAGCGCGTAAACGATTCAAATGAATAGGAGGATAGTGTCATGAAAGAACCCATTATCAAATCTTCCGGCAACGTATTCCTTGATCTCGGTTTTCCCCCTGAGGAAGCCGCAATTCTTCAGATGCGTGCCGAAATCATGACTGATCTTCGGAAGTTCATCAAAAACAAAAAACTTACGCAGGCAAAGGCAGCTGAGATTTTTGGTGTCAGTCAGTCCCGGGTCTCTGATTTAATAAGAGGGAAATGGGAGAAGTTCAGCCTGGAAATGCTCATATCGCTTGCAACAAAGGCCGGGATGCGTATCAGCCTTAAAAGGGCCGCATAGACACGAGTTTGAAGCATGAACCTGCACGCTATGATATGGAAGTCACTCGTGAGCAGCTTCAGGAAAAAGAAGTGCGTTCATTTTCATATGTGGCATGATGGTGATGTCGTGAAACGTCTGACAGTGAGGGCGAATGTCAATAAGCAAGTCTGACCCCATAGACCTTCAACAGATTCATGGTTGATTCTCCAGATTTTTCAACAGCGCCGACGATAGCCTTCCATTGCCACCGTCTCCTTTCTTGACTTCTCCTTCCCTTCTGCGTTAAATAGAAACAGTTTCTATTTACGAAAGAGAGTCATGAAACCTGATTTTCAGCCATTATTGAAGGGCCTCAGTCTGAAATCAACGCCGAAGAGGATCGCGCTCCTGGAGATCCTTGATGACGAAAAGGTGTACCTGAGCCCTGAGGCGATCTGGAAGATGATGCAGAAGAGGTTCAAGAGCATCGGCCTTCCGACCGTGTACCGCATTCTCGAAGAACTGCATGAAGGCAATATCATATCCCGCGTGCTCCATCCGGATCGAAAACTCTACTATTACCTCTGCAGGAATGAAGAACATCACCATCACTTTATCTGCGTTTCCTGCAATAAGGTTGAGGACCTTCATTTCTGCGCTGAAAAAGAGATAGAAACCCTCGTGGTCAAAGGCATGAAAGGAAAGATTCTTTCGCATATCCTCCAGATCAACGGCCTCTGCAGCAGATGCCTGACGGCACAGGTTCCAGCACATGGCTGATTCAATTATGTGTTTAGGATGTCATTGTGTTGATAATAGCGCTTGTTGCTCATTCGTACAAATCCCCCCACGCCCCCCTTTTCCAAAGTGGGGTATTTTTCCTCCCTTGCCTAAGGCACCTACTGTTGATCAACAAAGGCCTGTCCCCGAATGGGGAGAGGTGAGGAGGGATTTTGGAACGAATATTTTCATCTTCTTTATGATTTTGCTGTCTGTTTCTTTGTCATCCGGATGTACTAGATCAAAGGATTCCCAAAGCACGGGCAGGTCTGGAAAACTTATAGTTGTTGCCACTCTGTTTCCGCTTTATGATTTCGCAAAGAATATCGCAGGTGACCGCGCTGATGTGAAGCT harbors:
- the hpt gene encoding hypoxanthine phosphoribosyltransferase; its protein translation is MVVGKPFLTVEQIQSKNRELAERISADYKGKDLLAVGILKGAFIFFSDLVRLIQIPLTIDFIVASSYLKSETSGEIKLHYDIREEIADKDVLLIEDIIDTGISMNYIRERILNREPRSLKICTFLDKKERREVDVPLDYVGFEIPNEFVVGYGLDYDNQYRNLPYVSIFKKTT
- a CDS encoding type II toxin-antitoxin system prevent-host-death family antitoxin, coding for MHPVNIFEAKAKLSKLIESIESGREQGVVITRNGKPVARLVSLKALLSICG
- a CDS encoding type II toxin-antitoxin system RelE/ParE family toxin produces the protein MIVSFKCRNTESLYMGARIARFSSIETAAMRKLAILNVAAKIEDLKVPPGNRLEALGGKRKGQWSIRINDQWRVCFRFEGGNAIDVEIVDYH
- a CDS encoding HigA family addiction module antidote protein, translating into MRKRQVPHPRPGEILLEEFLKPMGLTQYRLAKEIGVPQRRIGEIVAGKRAITTDTGLRLSRFFGLSDGFWERLQLDYDLSVARENMSEVLAGIRQYRAA
- a CDS encoding XRE family transcriptional regulator, with product MKEPIIKSSGNVFLDLGFPPEEAAILQMRAEIMTDLRKFIKNKKLTQAKAAEIFGVSQSRVSDLIRGKWEKFSLEMLISLATKAGMRISLKRAA
- a CDS encoding transcriptional repressor, encoding MKPDFQPLLKGLSLKSTPKRIALLEILDDEKVYLSPEAIWKMMQKRFKSIGLPTVYRILEELHEGNIISRVLHPDRKLYYYLCRNEEHHHHFICVSCNKVEDLHFCAEKEIETLVVKGMKGKILSHILQINGLCSRCLTAQVPAHG